In the genome of Nonomuraea sp. NBC_00507, the window CTTATCTGGCCGCCGACGGCTGGCACTGCGCCTGCTGCGGCGACCCCATCACCCTGCCTGACGGCACTGACTGACACACGCAAGCGAGGGCCGGACCTCTCGCCAAAGATCTCCGGCCCCCGCCTCTCAAGTCCACTCCCAGCGACCAAGCAAAGGAGCAGAACTGTCATGCACTCTATTCCCGCGTCGGCTGCCCGGATACCGCAGCTCGACCGGCTCAACGCCACCCCCGGTACTCGCGTCGTCTTCTACGACCCCACCGGCAGCCAATATGGCCTGCCCACCTACCCCTGGAAGTGGGCCCCCAAGCACCTGAAGACCCGACGCCAACTTGCCGCCCTCGGCCTGCGCCCCGGCGGACAAGCCCCCGTCGCCAAGATCCTGTGGCGCAAAGGCGGCCGCGTCGCCTACCTCTACGACATCACCCGTGCGCTACCCAAGCGCAAGCCCACCAGCAAGCAGCTCGACGCCCTCGGCAAAGCCCTGCGCGCTCGTCGCACCAAGCAGAGCGAGCGGAGCGCATCGTGAGCCGCTCCATCGAAAACCCCGACTACGCCGCCTTCCTCAAGCGCATCATCCGCGCCTACACCAAGCGCATCGCCGAAGGCGACATCGAAGCCCTCGCCGACCTCACAGGCGTCGTCGCCGAACTCGACCACGCCATTGCCCAAGCCGTCACCCAGCTCCGTGCCGAGCACGGCTACTCCTGGGCCGATATCGCCCGCCCCCTCGGCGTCACCCGCCAGGCCGCTCAACAGCGTTGGGGTGGTGAGTCCACATGAGCTCCAGCGGAACCGTCTACCTGCTGCACTTCGACCGAGCGTACAAACACGCCCGCCACTACATCGGCTGGACGCCGGGAGACCTGACCCGGCGACTCCGCCAGCACCGCAACGGCACCGGCGCCCGTCTACTGCAAGTCATCACCGCCGAAGGCATCGACTTCGCCGTCGCCCGCGTCTGGACCGGCGGACGCAACCTCGAACGCTCCCTGAAGAACCGAGGCGGAGCCTCACGATCCTGCCCACTGTGCGGCATCACTCCACGCGTCAGCGGCTGGGAGCTGGCCGACAACGACCATGCGGCACCGGCAGCCACCACCACGCCCTACGCGATCAACCTGGTGTCTGCCACCTGCACATGCAACCGGATCATCACCGTTGCCGCCAACCTGCTCGCCACAGCCTCCTTCACCTGTGCCGAGTGCCACCAACCCGTCGTCCCACTTAGTCGCGACGCACAGGGAGAACACCATGCCCTCACCGTCTAACCGAGCCGAACGCATCGAATCGAGCGTCCAGCTCCTCATCCTGCTCCTCGTCGGCCTCATGGCCGGAGCAGCCTCCTTCACCCACGTCCACGACTGGACCATGGCCAACAGCCCCGAAGGAACCGGCGAATGGTTCGGCTGGGCCAACGCCGTCATCTCCGAACTCACCCCCACCGCCTCCGGCCTGGAAGTCCGACGCCGCAAGCGGAACGGCCAACGCACCGTCTACCCGATGATCGTTCTCATCGCCTCGGCCATCCTGTCCGTCGCGGCACAGATCGCTGTCGCCAAACCCCACCCCACCGGATGGCTGATCGCCGCCATCCCTGCACTGGCCTTCCTCGCCCTTACCAAGCTGGTGCTCTCACGCACCCCCACCACTGAACCGGCGACACTCCAAGCGGCCACCGCACCCGAACCCGATCCTGAGCCGGAAACCACGCCTCAACCTGCGGTAACGTCCCTCGGCCACGAGCGCCAGGACTACGCGCACACCGACGACCGTACTCGCCAGGAGCGGACCCCGGCCTTGCCGGTCTTGCACTTGCCCACTCACGTCCTGGAAGGACAGCACTAACCCATGCCTATCCAGCTCGACACCGCTTCGGCGCTGGCTCTCACCCCCGGGACCGCTTCCCCGGCCCCGGGCGTGGGGGCGAACACCGAACCCCACCTGTTCAGCCCCTTCGTGCACGAACCTCGCCAGCACGTCCGCACCGCCCTGGAACGCGTCGCACGCCCCGACTACCCTGCCTGGCTCCGCCACGTCGAATCAGCTGCCAGCTGCACGAATCCGATCCGCCTCCACGGCAGTCTCGCCACCGTCAACACCCACACTGGCGAGATCCTCGCCCACCGGCACACCTCCTCCCTGCCGGACGGCGTCATTTATAAGGCCTGCGGCAATCGACGCCACACCGTCTGCCCCGCCTGCGCCACCACCTACCAACACGACGCCTACCACCTGGTACGCGCCGGACTCGTCGGCGGCAAAACCGTCCCCGACAGCGTCCGCACCCACCCGGCCGTCTTCGCCACCCTCACCGCCCCCTCCTTCGGCCTCGTCCACACCCGCGACGTACGCCACTGCACCTGCCGGGACAAAACCCGCTGCATCTGCCGAGCGGCCCCCTGCCACGCCCGCCGCGACGCCCCGAGCTGTCCCCACGGAACTCCGCTGGTCTGCTGGCAACGCCACGCCGCTGGTGACGAGCAGCTTGGCCGGCCCCTCTGCGCCGACTGCTACGACCACGCCCACCACGTCGTCTGGAACCACCACGCCGGAGAACTCTGGCGCCGCACCAAACAACACGCCGAACGCCACCTCAACCAGCTCGCTCGGCAACGCGGCCTGACCAAAATTCGGCTCTCCCACGGCAAAGCCGCCGAATACCAAGCACGCGGCGCGGTCCACTTCCACATCCTGCTCCGCCTGGACGGCATCGACCCCGACAACCCCGACGCCATCACTGCACCCCCGGACGGCATCACCGCTGACGACATCATCGCCGCCGTCACCCTGGCCGCCACCACCATCGCCTACACCACTGATTCCCACCCCACCCGCCTCGATGGCTGGCCCATTGCCTGGGGTGGCCAATACGAGATCCGACCCATCACCCTGTCGGCTTCCGGCGACGCCCTCGACGACCAGGCCGTGGCCGCCTACCTTGCCAAGTACTCCACCAAAGGCACCGAAGCCACCGGCCACACTTCCCGGCGACTCACCCTCGACACCATCGACCTGTACGCCAGCCCCCACGGCACTCACCCTGAACGCCTCATTGCCGCCGCCTGGACCCTCGGCCAAACACCCGAATGGGCCGGATTGCGCAGGTGGGCCCATATGCTCGGCTTCGGCGGACACTTCCTCACCAAAGCCCGCCGCTACTCGATCACCTTCGGCTCCATCCGCGAAGAACGAGCCGCCTACAAACGCGCACAAGCCCTCAACGACGGCCACCCAAGGCCAGAGGGACACCCCGAAACAACGCGATTCCACCGTCAAGCAAACCTTGACACCAAAACCGAGGAAACCACTCTCGTCATCGGGTTCCTCACCTACGCAGGCACCGGCTGGCACACGACCGGTGACCAACTCCTCGCCAACACGGCAGCGGCGCAAGCCCGCGAACGCACCCGAGCAGGACGCGAAGAACTCGCCTACGAACAGGCACGCAGTTTGTCCACACCGCTCGCCGCCTGACCAACCTCAGAACGCGAACGGACTACCACCATGCCCACCAACGGCAAGACCGTCCACTACCCGGGCCAAGCGCTCTACGACGTCAACGAAACTGGCGTCGTCCTGCGCCTGTCCCGGCGTTACCTCTACCAAGAGATCCGCGCCGGACGCCTGCGCACCGTCAAGGCCGGACGTGCCCGACGCGTCCCGGCCGACGCCATCGCCGAGTACATCAAGCTCCTGGAGCAGGAAGCGCAGGCGGCCTGATGCCCAAGCAACGCGCACACGGCGACGGCGGGCTGTACTGGAGCGAAACCCGCCAGCGATGGATCGCCGAAATCACCATCGGCTACACCCCGGCAGGCCGACGCATCACCCGCAAAGCCGCCGGACGAACCAAGACCGAAGCCAAGACCAAACTCAAGGAGGTTCTACGTGATCACGAGGACGGCCTTGCGATCGCACCCAGCGACTACACCGTGGAACGAGCCGTGAATGACTGGCTGGCCTACGGGCTCAGTGGACGCGACGAGGACACGATCAAGCTCTACACCAACATCTGCCGTCTTCACGTCGTCCCGGCGCTGGGCAAGCGCAAGCTTCGGGATCTCCGCGCCGATGATGTCGACAAATGGCTCGCCAGCAAGTCCGGCAGTTTGAGCACCCGGACGCTGCAGATTATGCACTCATGCCTGAATAGGGCCATCAAGCGAGCCATGGCGCGCGACAAGGTGAAGCGGAACGTGGTCGAATTGTGCAGCGTGCCCACCGGTACGGCGGGACGGCCTTCGAAGGCACTCACTTTCGCGCAAGCGGAAGCCGTACTCACTGCCGCAGAAGGCACCCGCATGCACGCCTACATGTTCCGCGCCACGCTGCATGAGGACGTAGTGGGGTTGTCGGTCGCTGATGGTGTTGATCAGTGACCGAGGGGTGGGTTGGGCGTGTCCGGTTTCGTGTGCGACGCCATCGTGAGCACGACCGCCCGCGTCTGAACTCGTGATCATGGTTTCAGTCGGGTGGCTTGGGCTTTGGGTTGCTCATGGCGCTCAGGGCCGCATGTCCCCGAGGCGTATTCCAGGGGTGTGCTATGCCCGACGGTGCGAGGTGTGGTGGACGGTTGCCGACCGGATCGACCGGGACACGGTTGCCGTTCCCGTCACCGTGGGGGCGTGAGAAATCCTGGCGTTCAACAAGTCGGGATGATCCCATTTCTATAGGCTCGCAAGACATGACGAAACCCTCCGGCCGCTCTGCCTTGATGGCCCAACTCGCTGCCACTTGCCGATCGGATTCCTCGGATTGATCGATTTCCGGTATCACATCGCCTCCATCGTCTCGATCTTCCTTGCGCTGACGGTGGGCATCGTGCTCGGCACCTCACTGCTCCAGGAACCGGCACTCAAGACGACCCAGGACCTCACGGCACAGCTGGCCACGACGAAGGAGGAACTGCGCACTCAGATCAAAGCGCTGGAGCGCCTCCAAGCGGAGAATGACGCGTTCATCGCCGCCGCGACGCCAGAGCGAGTAGCCGAGTTGCTCAGGGGTGAGCGGGTCCTACTCATGGAGGCGCCGGATGCGAACCCCGCCGAGCGCGAGGCGATCCTGGACACGCTCATACAGGCCGGCGCCGACTACGCCGGCCAGGTCACGCTCAAGGACGCGTACGTTGACCAACAGCGTCTCGACCAGCTCGGCATGCTGGTCAACAGACTCATGCCGGTCGACATGCCCACCGATACCGCAGCCACCCCCTATGAGAAGGCTGCCATGCTGCTCGGCGCCGCGCTCATGACCAACGACCCCGCTCAAGCGGGAACTCTCAACAAGGAAAACCCCACAGTGCTCGACGAGTTCGAGCGGGCTGGACTGCTCAGCATCGACCGGGAGCCGGGCAAACGCGCGACGATCGCCGTCATGATCCCTCCCGAGGATCCGTACGAAGGCGAGCACGCCGAGGCGCAGGCCAGCGCACTCGTCTCGCTGGCAGCCAGGCTCGACGCAGCGAGCCGAGGCACCGTACTCGCTGGCGGCAACACCGCCACCCTCCCTGGCGGCCTCATCGCTGCCTTGCGCGACAAGAACGAGACCATCAAGCACATCACTACCGTCGACACCGCCGATACCCCGTTGGGGCGTATCACGGTCGTCTACGCCCTGCGAGAGCAGCTGACCGGACGGGCCGGCCATTACGGCACGGGCCCCGGAGCTTCGTCATTCCCGCTCACGACGCCCTCGAAGGCATCGACCCCATCGCCTCACCGGTAAGGGATTGCACCATCACCGAATCGAGATCAACGATCGGGATGTGACACGAGCATTGAGATCCCGGGTGAAGGCTGCGGGTTGGTGACGGTAGGAGATCAATCGGATCGTCCTGGTTGATCGTCGGGGAGGCCGGCCGTCACGGTGACCGTGTTCTGAGTGACGTGAGTCACATGGCAACGGCCCTCCCGGTATCGATTGGCAGCGAGCTCGGAAGGGCCGTGCGTGCGTGCCCGGAGGCACCTTGATCACGGTAGAGGTCGACGCGGCTGAGGTCGAGCGGCGATTACGAGCAGGTGAGATCACGTGCCCGTCGTGCGCTGGCGTGCTGACCGGGTGGGGCTTCGGGCGTCGGCGCCGGCTGCGGAGTATGGGCGAGGCGCTGATCGAGATCAGGCCGCGGCGGACGCGATGCGGCTCGTGCGCGCGGACGCACGTGTTGCTGCCGGTCACGGGGTTGCTGCGGCGAGCTGACGGGGTCGAGGTGATCGGGGCCGCATTGGAGGCGAAGGCCCGTGGCACAGGGCATCGCCGGATCGCCGCCGACCTGGGCCGTCCGCCGTCGACGGTTCGAGGCTGGCTGCGACGCTTCGCCGCGTCGGCCGGGCGGGTGCGGGCCGCCTTCACCACGGTGCTGGTGCGGGTGGCGGGCAGCACGCAACTGGTCCTTCCCGCGGCGGCGCCGACCGCGTTCGCCGACGCGGTGGCCGCCGTCGTCGCCTTGTCCATGGCCGTGGGGCGGCGCTTCGCCAAGGGCTTCTTCGTCAACGCGTTGTCCCCATGGCTGGTGGCCTGCGCGGCGACCGGCGGCCGTCTGCTGGCGCCGCCCGGGCGAGGCGAGTTGATCAACACGAGTGCGCTCTTGGGAGCGATGATGTGAGCGCGGCACGATTCCCGGTGATCTTTGTTGTCGATCATCGAGGAGTGGTGCGAGGGTGTCGAAGGCCGATGAGGAAGCGCGTCGGCGAGCCGAGCGCGCCCAGAAGGTGGGGCTGTGGCGATATCAGCTCATCCGGGAGGCCGCTGATCCGGAGCTGACGACCAGGCAGCGGGGCCGGCTGGTGCGGGCGCTGGCCGACAGCACGCGCGAGGGCCCGTTCGGGGAGCCGATGCTGGTGTCGCGGGGGACGATCGATCGGTGGATCCGCGATTGGCGGGAGGGCGGGTTCGAGGCGCTGGTCCCGCATCCGCGTAACGTGACGCCGCGCACGCCGGAGCAGGTGCTGAACCTGGCGGCGGCGTTGAAGCGGGAGAAGCCGGAGCGGACCGCGGCGCAGATCGTGCGGATCTTGCGGTCCACCTCGGGCTGGTCGCCGTCGGCGCGGACGCTGATCCGGCACTTCGACCGGCTCGAGCTCAACACCCGCCCGGACGGCCAGGCCCCGCGCGCGTTCGGCCGGTTCGAGGCCGACCACCCAAATGATCTTTGGACCGGGGATGCGCTACACGGCCCCAAAATCGCAGGTCGAAAGACGTTTCTCTTCGCGTTCATCGACGACCACAGCCGCCTGGTCGTCGGTCATCGGT includes:
- a CDS encoding helix-turn-helix domain-containing protein → MPTNGKTVHYPGQALYDVNETGVVLRLSRRYLYQEIRAGRLRTVKAGRARRVPADAIAEYIKLLEQEAQAA
- a CDS encoding DUF2637 domain-containing protein; translation: MPSPSNRAERIESSVQLLILLLVGLMAGAASFTHVHDWTMANSPEGTGEWFGWANAVISELTPTASGLEVRRRKRNGQRTVYPMIVLIASAILSVAAQIAVAKPHPTGWLIAAIPALAFLALTKLVLSRTPTTEPATLQAATAPEPDPEPETTPQPAVTSLGHERQDYAHTDDRTRQERTPALPVLHLPTHVLEGQH
- a CDS encoding RRQRL motif-containing zinc-binding protein, with translation MHSIPASAARIPQLDRLNATPGTRVVFYDPTGSQYGLPTYPWKWAPKHLKTRRQLAALGLRPGGQAPVAKILWRKGGRVAYLYDITRALPKRKPTSKQLDALGKALRARRTKQSERSAS
- a CDS encoding copper transporter gives rise to the protein MIDFRYHIASIVSIFLALTVGIVLGTSLLQEPALKTTQDLTAQLATTKEELRTQIKALERLQAENDAFIAAATPERVAELLRGERVLLMEAPDANPAEREAILDTLIQAGADYAGQVTLKDAYVDQQRLDQLGMLVNRLMPVDMPTDTAATPYEKAAMLLGAALMTNDPAQAGTLNKENPTVLDEFERAGLLSIDREPGKRATIAVMIPPEDPYEGEHAEAQASALVSLAARLDAASRGTVLAGGNTATLPGGLIAALRDKNETIKHITTVDTADTPLGRITVVYALREQLTGRAGHYGTGPGASSFPLTTPSKASTPSPHR
- a CDS encoding replication initiator, whose amino-acid sequence is MPIQLDTASALALTPGTASPAPGVGANTEPHLFSPFVHEPRQHVRTALERVARPDYPAWLRHVESAASCTNPIRLHGSLATVNTHTGEILAHRHTSSLPDGVIYKACGNRRHTVCPACATTYQHDAYHLVRAGLVGGKTVPDSVRTHPAVFATLTAPSFGLVHTRDVRHCTCRDKTRCICRAAPCHARRDAPSCPHGTPLVCWQRHAAGDEQLGRPLCADCYDHAHHVVWNHHAGELWRRTKQHAERHLNQLARQRGLTKIRLSHGKAAEYQARGAVHFHILLRLDGIDPDNPDAITAPPDGITADDIIAAVTLAATTIAYTTDSHPTRLDGWPIAWGGQYEIRPITLSASGDALDDQAVAAYLAKYSTKGTEATGHTSRRLTLDTIDLYASPHGTHPERLIAAAWTLGQTPEWAGLRRWAHMLGFGGHFLTKARRYSITFGSIREERAAYKRAQALNDGHPRPEGHPETTRFHRQANLDTKTEETTLVIGFLTYAGTGWHTTGDQLLANTAAAQARERTRAGREELAYEQARSLSTPLAA
- a CDS encoding helix-turn-helix domain-containing protein, with the translated sequence MITVEVDAAEVERRLRAGEITCPSCAGVLTGWGFGRRRRLRSMGEALIEIRPRRTRCGSCARTHVLLPVTGLLRRADGVEVIGAALEAKARGTGHRRIAADLGRPPSTVRGWLRRFAASAGRVRAAFTTVLVRVAGSTQLVLPAAAPTAFADAVAAVVALSMAVGRRFAKGFFVNALSPWLVACAATGGRLLAPPGRGELINTSALLGAMM